A DNA window from Cutaneotrichosporon cavernicola HIS019 DNA, chromosome: 2 contains the following coding sequences:
- the OST3 gene encoding uncharacterized protein (Dolichyl-diphosphooligosaccharide-protein glycotransferase) — MRLTLLSLLALPLTLATDWAAASASAPDGVLQLNTETFNELTAPDREWGATIVLTAMPAGFKCAPCHDFDPIFRTVARSWRRKSKDVRDKHFFAELDFSAGQDVFQRLGLTSAPTVYYYPPAAGERKAAKTAAVNFDLNRAGLSIPPLHAWVKSTTPESFDIYIKKSPIPFLIAPLVVATILYAAYSARAILLPIMTSRIIWGVGTTMLCITFTSGYMWNKIKNAPYVQSGAGGRISWVAGGYQNQLGLESQVVGALYGVLALTIVVLSVFIPAQSSPTKQRVGTYLWLALLVVLFSLLIRLFKLKNGGYPFGLF, encoded by the exons ATGCGCCTCACACTCCTttccctcctcgccctccctcTAACCCTCGCGACCGACTGggcggccgcctcggcgtctgCCCCTGACGGCGTGCTCCAGCTCAACACCGAGACGTTCAACGAGCTGACTGCGCCTGACCGCGAATGGGGCGCGACCATCGTCCTTACCGCCATGCCAGCGGGATTCAAGTGTGCGCCGTGTCACGACTTTGACCCGATCTTCCGTACCGTCGCCCGTTCGTGGCGCCGGAAGAGCAAGGATGTACGCGACAAGCACTTCttcgccgagctcgactttAGCGCCGGACAGGACGTGTTCCAGCGCCTCGGGCTCACCAGCGCTCCGACAGTCTACTATTACCCGCCCGCCGCGGGTGAGAGGAAGGCGGCCAAGACGGCCGCTGTCAACTTTGACCTGAACCGCGC TGGCCTCTCCATCCCGCCCCTCCACGCGTGGGTCaagtcgacgacgccagAGTCCTTCGACATCTACATCAAAAAGTCGCCTATCCCATTCCTCATCGCccccctcgtcgtcgccactATCCTGTACGCAGCCTACTCTGCGCGCGCGATCCTCCTCCCAATCATGACCAGCCGTATCATCTGGGGCGTGGGTACGACCATGCTCTGCATCACCTTTACGAGTGGCTATATGTGGAACAAGATTAAGAACGCGCCCTACGTCCAAAGCGGCGCCGGCGGTCGCATCTCCTGGGTCGCTGGCGGATACCAGAaccagctcggcctcgagtcGCAGGTCGTCGGTGCGCTGT acgGCGTGCTTGCCCTCACCATCGTCGTTCTCTCGGTCTTCATCCCCGCCCAGAGCTCGCCCACCAAGCAGCGCGTCGGGACGTACCTGTGGCTCGCGCTTTTGGTCGTgctcttctccctccttATCCGGCTgttcaagctcaagaaTGGCGGATATCCGTTCGGGCTGTTCTAA
- a CDS encoding uncharacterized protein (Major Facilitator Superfamily) has translation MAEKDSQSLRLERTRSPQSASASAPAPQSTPASQSTPAPQPAHAPAPRTKSPPLEDALERIESILSTNVPLEGMDPLAAGPGAARIRKRGVHDHYYFDRLAREMPLPGRALEWAMIATLFLVMFLAGWNDGSQGPLLPSLQRYYKVDYLVISIIWLFNSVGFMAAGLSNVWLSDRFGFGIVAPFGAALQVIAYALICWGGPYPLFVFAFVLIGWGLGLQDAQVNSIVSRMKHANTLMFLMHAVYGLGATASPLVSTQFVKRIQSRVYLYYSVSLGLALFTTIALILVFRFRTEDQVVGKRLPESATPPPEPEPKTDENGEELPAELQPENHPDAHPDPDPEAGRVSESTTDFKHQDSSTKLKRILSMPKVWGLCLYIFLYVGVEVTIGGWATTFLIAERGGDDSSGYVSSGFFAGLTLGRVLLIPVTSWIGRSNSVWVYTVGAIALEIVVWTTRSLMGNAVAYAFVGILLGPMYPIVMMVTVGILPGDLHQGAIGMVASMGQVGSAIMPFITGGISNARGVWILQPLMIAFMGTSLVIWAFVPRERKGWHA, from the exons ATGGCGGAGAAAGACAGCCAGAGCCTCAGGCTCGAACGCACTCGCTCCCCCCAgtccgcgtccgcgtccgcccccgccccccagtccacccccgcctcccagtccacccccgccccccAGCCCGCCCATGCCCCCGCCCCCCGCACCAAATCGCCACctctcgaggacgcgctcgagcgcatcgagtCAATCTTATCTACAAACGTCCCCCTAGAGGGCATGGATCCACTCGCGGCTGGGCCTGGGGCCGCCAGGATCCGTAAGCGCGGCGTGCACGACCACTATTACTTTGACCGATtggcgcgcgagatgcCCCTTCCCGGCCGTGCCCTCGAGTGGGCCATGAT CGCAaccctcttcctcgtcatGTTCCTGGCCGGGTGGAACGACGGGTCGCAGGgacccctcctcccctccctgCAACGGTACTACAAGGTCGACTACCTTGTCATCTCGATCATCTGGTTATTCAACAGTGTCGGCTTCATGGCGGCCGGCTTGAGCAACGTCTGGCTCTCGGACCGCTTTGGCTTTGGGATCGTCGCCCCCTTCGGTGCAGCCCTACAGGTCATCGCGTACGCCCTCATTTGTTGGGGAGGACCGTACCCTCTCTTCGTCTTTGCGTTCGTCCTCATCGGCTGGGGATTGGGCCTGCAGGATGCGCAGGTCAACAGTATCGTGTCTCGCATGAAGCACGCCAACACCCTCATGTTCCTCATGCACGCCGTGTATGGTCTTGGCGCGACTGCTTCCCCACTCGTGTCGACGCAGTTTGTCAAACGCATCCAGAGCAGGGTGTACCTTTACTACTCCGTGTCGTTGGGCTTGGCGCTGTTCACGACCATTGCTCTGATCCTCGTCTTCCGCTTCCGCACAGAGGACCAGGTGGTCGGCAAGCGGTTGCCCGAGTCGGCTACCCCTCCGcccgagccagagccaaAAACGGATGAGAATGGAGAGGAACTGCCTGCAGAGCTCCAGCCCGAGAACCACCCGGACGCGCACCCGGACCCCGACCCCGAGGCTGGGCGCGTATCCGAGTCCACGACCGACTTTAAACACCAGGACAGCAgcaccaagctcaagcgcaTCCTTAGCATGCCCAAAGTGTGGGGCCTGTGTCTCTACATTTTCCTCTACGTCGGCGTGGAAGTTACCATTGGCGGGTGGGCGACGACGTTCCTGATCGCCGaacgcggcggcgacgactcGAGCGGCTACGTCTCCTCTGGCTTCTTCGCTGGTCTCACCCTCGGCCGAGTCCTTCTCATCCCTGTGACGAGCTGGATAGGCCGCTCCAACTCGGTATGGGTATACACCGTCGGGGCGATTGCGCTCGAAATCGTCGTCTGGACCACACGCTCACTCATGGGTAATGCGGTCGCGTACGCTTTCGTCGGTATCCTCCTCGGACCCATGTACCCCATCGTCATGATGGTCACGGTTGGCATCTTGCCTGGCGACTTGCACCAGGGCGCTATCGGCATGGTCGCCAGTATGGGCCAGGTCGGGTCAGCTATCATGCCCTTCATCACTGGCGGGATTTCGAATGCGCGCGGCGTGTGGATCCTCCAGCCGCTCATGATTGCTTTCATGGGCACGTCGCTTGTGATTTGGGCGTTTGtgccgcgcgagcgcaagggATGGCACGCGTAG
- a CDS encoding uncharacterized protein (Protein of unknown function (DUF498/DUF598)), producing MLGPLRTTLRHTQPLAAHCARARAFHASAAARSGLTNLFEAGDNPPLSVSKLDARGFHLSDGLLVPGGLVFVDGRALLWDVDPPGDSKGGMAAAWAGWSAERFEVFERVVPRPEILLFGTGARVLPPPREVRDYISSLGIQLDVMDSRNAASTYNLLFEEGRTVSAALCPLQPVDSRTGEHKK from the exons ATGCTCGGCCCGCTCCGCACGACCTTGCGCCATACCCAACCACTCGCCGCGcactgcgcgcgcgcgcgcgcatTCCACGCGTCCGCTGCAGCCCGTTCTGGCCTCACCAACCTCTTTGAAGCCGGCGACAACCCGCCTTTGAGCGTATCGAaactcgacgcgcgcggcTTCCATCTCTCGGACGGCCTGCTGGTCCCTGGCGGCCTGGTGTTTGTCGACGGCCGCGCATTGCTCTGGGACGTGGACCCGCCCGGAGATTCCAAGGGCGGCATGGCGGCCGCGTGGGCGGGATGGAGTGCGGAGCGGTTCGAGGTGtttgagcgcgtcgtgccGCGACCAG AAatcctcctcttcggcaCGGGCGCACGCGTgctccctccgccgcgGGAGGTGCGCGATTACATCTCGAGTCTCGGGATTCAGTTGGACGTCATGGACTCT cgcaATGCGGCTAGTACTTATAACCTGCTGTTTGAGGAGGGGCGGACTGTTAGCGCCGCGCTGTGTCCCCTCCAGCCTGTGGATTCGCGGACGGGCGAGCACAAGAAGTAG
- the MAL6 gene encoding uncharacterized protein (Alpha-amylase domain), translated as MSLQPTQTNMTISNANPQTSSADWWRQALVYQIYPRSFMDANGDGIGDLVGITSKIPYLKDLGVDAIWLSPFYPSALKDGGYDVADYRNVDPKIGTLADFDDMTSACKAAGIKVIVDIVPNHSSDDHEWFQAALKAGPGSPERNRYIFRDGLGPNKDQAPADWECMFGGPAWEPVGDGQYYLHLFDASQPDFNWENPEVRADFIKTLRFWADRGVSGFRIDVAHGCSKKVDEILNSNKLHSQEEIASLSLKMLEGTLDDDAHPYLDRNEVFDIYREWRKVFNEYSPPLTAVAEAWVSSKRKPLYASADGLGQAFSFDMLMAPFDPSAFKKIIVDSLDDAAQSGSSTTWVFSNHDVIRHATRHALPDDGGYHETARKYLLNKGKAPVADLELGLRRARAATMMILALPGSAYIYQGEELGLFEVAEMPDEERQDPTFFRKPGVDVGRDGCRIAMPWSGEGKNMGFGPGKRPHLVQPEGYRKLAVDVEDKDPNSTLNLYRKALGLRHELQCAEDLEWLSDDAETVHFKRPNGWEVLVNFGKEARSIPSNRKVALSSGDLVDGAVPTDTAVWLLPA; from the exons ATGTCTCTCCAACCTACCCAGACCAACATGACTATCAGCAACGCCAACCCCCAGA CCTCGTCCGCCGACTGGTGGCGCCAGGCGCTTGTGTACCAGATCTACCCGCGTTCATTCATGGACGCGAACGGGGACGGTATCGGAGACCTTGTGGGCATCACCTCCAAGATTCCCTACCTCAAGGACCTGGGCGTCGACGCTATCTGGCTCTCTCCCTTCTACCCGTCagcgctcaaggacggcggcTACGATGTTGCCGACTACCGTAACGTCGACCCCAAGATCGGCACGCtcgccgactttgacgacaTGACGTCGGCATGCAAGGCCGCCGGCATCAAGGTCATTGTCGACATTGTGCCCAACCACTCGTCGGACGACCACGAGTGGTTCCAGGCCGCCCTCAAGGCTGGTCCCGGCTCACCCGAACGTAACCGCTACATCTTCCGCGACGGTCTCGGTCCTAACAAGGACCAGGCGCCCGCCGATTGGGAGTGCATGTTTGGCGGTCCGGCATGGGAGCCCGTTGGTGATGGACAGTATTACCTTCACCTGTTTGATGCGAGCCAGCCCGACTTCAACTGGGAGAACCCCGAGGTTCGCGCCGACTTTATCAAGACGCTGAGGTTCTGGGCCGACCGTGGAGTCTCTGGATTCCGTATCGACGTCGCTCACGGTTGTTCCAAgaaggtcgacgagatccTCAACTCGAACAAGCTGCACTCGCAGGAGGAGATTGCTTCCCTCAGCCTCAAGATGCTCGAGGGCACACTTGATGACGACGCACACCCGTACCTCGACCGGAACGAGGTGTTTGACATCTACCGCGAGTGGCGCAAGGTGTTCAACGAGTACAGCCCTCCCCTCACTGCCGTTGCTGAGGCTTGGGTCTCGAGCAAGCGCAAGCCTCTGTACGCTTCCGCCGACGGTCTCGGCCAGGCCTTCTCCTTTGACATGCTCATGGCTCCCTTTGACCCGTCTGCATTCAAGAAGATCATTGTCGactcgctcgacgacgcagcCCAGAgcggctcgtcgaccacTTGGGTCTTCTCGAACCACGATGTCATCCGCCACGCGACGCGCCACGCCCTGCCTGACGACGGAGGATACCACGAGACTGCGCGCAAGTACCTCCTcaacaagggcaaggcgcccgttgccgaccttgagcttggcttgcgtcgcgcccgcgccgcgacTATGATGAtcctcgctctccccgGATCAGCGTACATCTaccagggcgaggagcttggtCTCTTCGAAGTCGCCGAGATGCcagacgaggagcgccagGACCCTACCTTCTTCCGCAAGCCTGGTGTTGATGTTGGTCGCGACGGATGCCGCATCGCCATGCCATGGAGCGGTGAGGGCAAGAACATGGGCTTTGGGCCAGGGAAGCGTCCCCACCTCGTTCAGCCTGAGGGATACCGCAAGCTCGCGGTTGACGTAGAGGACAAGGACCCCAACTCGACCCTCAACCTCTACCGCAAGGCGCTTGGGCTGAGGCACGAGCTCCAGTgcgccgaggaccttgAGTGGCTCTcggacgacgccgagactGTCCACTTCAAGCGGCCCAACGGGTGGGAGGTGCTCGTCAACTTTGGCAAGGAGGCGCGTTCCATCCCCTCGAACCGCAAGGTCGCGCTCTCATCgggcgacctcgtcgacggtgCTGTCCCAACTGACACCGCTGTCTGGCTTCTTCCGGCTTAA
- a CDS encoding uncharacterized protein (Magnesium transporter NIPA), translated as MGDTASLIGVAIACAGNVLISLALTIQKLAHSRQERDALSSLVTTAHPVGIEPERRPSGASTRSFSPTYGADGDWATLGANARLGDSPVAVQVELADGVHGLDGAQSPPAVNEGDYLRSKLWWLGLALMSVGECGNFLSYGFAPASVVAPLGTVALIANCVFAPLVLHERFTKRNVLGVALAILGAITVVWSGKGSNPRLSPDELIAAIIAPPMIALMAVTAVLIGIGVWLSNEPFGAQHIVVDVGTCALFGGYTVMATKALSSLMSTSPLTALREPVAWGAIVILIVTSVFQIKFLNRALMRFESKEVIPTQFVFFSMSAIVGSAVLYEEFRDMTLSTVVNFAFGIATTFLGVYFLTTPPGEVSEPEELLVVPQPRLPLSPVAEETPLLRRSNSSRRTSLAPTGRLIKRGSQSNIALGVTQGGLLLLASTPPVSPSTSLGHRAPSRSSFTTDGANGQSQGNWQAFENVLPGVSSRR; from the exons ATGGGCGACACCGCGTCCCTCAtcggcgtcgccatcgcctGTGCGGGCAACGTCCTCATCTCATTGGCACTCACAATCCAAAAGCTCGCACACAGCCGACAGGAGCGGGAcgcgctctcctccttggtcaCGACCGCCCATCCGGTGGGCATCGAACCCGAGCGGCGACCAAGCGGGGCATCCACCCGCTCATTCTCGCCCACGTACGGGGCGGATGGCGACTGGGCCACCCTCGGCGCAAATGCGAGGCTAGGCGACAGTCCTGTCGCGGTccaggtcgagctcgcggacgGTGTGCATGGTCTTGATGGCGCACAGAGCCCACCGGCTGTCAACGAGGGTGACTACCTCCGCTCCAAGCTGTGGTGGCTCGGCCTCGCACTCATGTCGGTGGGCGAGTGCGGCAATTTTCTCTCGTATGGCTTTGCGCCTGCGTCAGTCGTCGCACCTCTGGGTACAGTCGCCCTTATTGCCAACTGCGTATTTGCCCCGCTAGTCTTACATGAACGCTTTACCAAGCGCAACGTCCTCGgtgtcgccctcgccatcctcggGGCCATCACCGTTGTGTGGTCTGGCAAGGGATCCAATCCACGC CTGTCGCCGGATGAGCTAATCGCTGCAATCATTGCGCCGCCCATGATCGCGCTCATGGCTGTCACTGCTGTTCTTATCGGCATAGGCGTGTGGCTGTCAAACGAGCCATTCGGCGCGCAGCACATCGTCGTGGACGTCGGTACCTGCGCCCTCTTTGGCGGATACACTGTCATGGCGACCAAGGCGCTCTCGTCCCTCATGTCGACGTCCCCGCTCACGGCACTCAGAGAGCCCGTCGCTTGGGGCGCCATTGTCATCCTTATCGTCACTAGTGTCTTTCAGATCAAGTTCCTTAACCGCGCTCTCATGCGCTTCGAGTCCAAG GAGGTTATTCCCACGCAGTTTgtcttcttctccatgTCGGCGATCGTTGGGAGTGCCGTGCTCTATGAAGAGTTCCGGGACATGACGCTCTCGACCGTGGTCAACTTTGCTTTTGGA ATCGCCACGACCTTTCTCGGCGTCTACTTCCTCACGACGCCGCCGGGCGAGGTGTCTGAACCGGAGGAGCTCCTTGTGGTACCGCAGCCACGCCTCCCGCTCTCCCCAGTAGCCGAGGAGACGCCGCTTCTCAGACGCTCCAACTCATCGCGCCGTACCTCGCTGGCCCCAACAGGGAGGCTGATCAAGCGCGGCTCGCAGAGCAACATagcgctcggcgtcacgCAAGGAGGTCTCCTCTTGCTGGCAAGCACACCCCCAGTATCCCCGTCTACGTCGTTAGGGCATCGCGCCCCTTCGCGCTCGTCTTTTACGACTGATGGTGCCAATGGGCAATCGCAGGGGAATTGGCAGGCTTTTGAGAACGTGTTGCCGGGTGTATCATCTAGAAGGTAG
- a CDS encoding uncharacterized protein (Transmembrane amino acid transporter protein) translates to MSSQHKDDKYLETVEVRSVSSNDREKGFADGVKMHDEVFGDINEDGPNYRGLSDLGAIVIMTKAMIGLGILSIPFVFMAVGLVPGVIVILVIQVMMTWANWQVGQTKLRHPDVWGVTDVGRKIAGRFGEEFLSVAFLLYMVFIAGSAILAISTALNAITLHATCTAVFVAVAAIIGFMLMSIKTLQEVSWLSWVGAVSILAALLMMVIVVPLQDRPAAAPQTGPWEKDLKLFNTPTIAEALSGVSTVVFSTAAAPAFFSFAAEMKNPHAYTRCMLVSEAIATSFLVLVGSVIYYYCGQYVAVPAPGSAGVLFKRICYGIAIPGLAMSLCIYAHVAAKYIFVRTLRGTKHLATHTKRHWITWFACTGGVTIIAYIISSAIPIFSTLCSLIGALFGCFVSVCPMGLMWLKDNYVGNRNRTWKTHLGAMWAVFVFLSGVFLTIGGTYGSIVAMVNSGTEGKPWSCADNSGSVPTA, encoded by the exons ATGTCCTCGCAACACAAAGATGACAAGTACCTCGAAACCGTGGAGGTACGCTCGGTGTCCTCCAACGACCGCGAGAAGGGCTtcgccgacggcgtcaaGATGCACGACGAGGTGTTTGGCGACATCAACGAGGACGGTCCAAACTACCGTGGT TTGAGTGATCTCGGGGCGATCGTCATCATGACCAAGGCTATGATCGGCTTGGGTATCTTATCCATTCCGTTCGTGTTCATGGCGGTCGGGTTGGTTCCCGGCGTCATTGTCATTCTCGTCATTCAG GTCATGATGACCTGGGCCAACTGGCAGGTCGGACAGACAAAGCTCCGCCACCCCGATGTCTGGGGCGTCACGGATGTTGGGCGTAAGATTGCTGGCCGCTTTGGTGAAGAGTTCCTCAGCGTCGCATTCCTCCTTT ACATGGTCTTCATCGCGGGAagcgccatcctcgccatctcTACGGCTCTGAACGCAATCACACTCCACGCGACGTGCACAGCCGTGTTCGTGGCGGTTGCAGCCATCATCGGCTTCATGCTCATGTCAATCAAGACTCTACAGGAGGTCTCGTGGCTCTCGTGGGTCGGAGCTGTGTCTATCCTAGCTGCGCTCCTCATGATGGTCATTGTCGTGCCCCTCCAGGACCGGCCAGCCGCTGCACCTCAGACCGGGCCATGGGAGAAGGATCTCAAGCTGTTCAACACGCCCACAATCGCCGAAGCCCTCAGTGGCGTCTCTACAGTCGTCTTTTCCACTGCTGCCGCCCCGGCTTTCTTCTCCTTTGCGGCGGAGATGAAGAACCCCCACGCCTACACCCGCTGCATGCTCGTCTCTGAGGCCATTGCCACGTCGTTCCTAGTGTTGGTGGGCTCCGTGATCTACTATTACTGCGGCCAGTACGTGGCTGTTCCGGCGCCTGGCTCCGCTGGTGTTCTCTTCAAGCGTATCTG CTACGGCATCGCCATCCCGGGCCTCGCAATGTCGCTGTGCATCTACGCCCACGTCGCGGCAAAGTACATCTTTGTCCGCACTCTGCGTGGTACCAAGCACCTCGCCACACACACCAAGCGCCACTGGATCACGTGGTTTGCCTGCACCGGTGGCGTGACCATCATCGCCTACATCATCTCATCTGCCATTCCCATCTTCAGCACGCTCTGCTCCCTGATCGGCGCTCTGTTCGGTTGCTTCGTGTCGGTGTGCCCCATGGGCCTTATGTGGCTCAAGGACAACTACGTCGGCAACCGCAACCGTACGTGGAAGACTCACCTTGGGGCCATGTGGGCCGTCTTCGTCTTCCTGTCTGGCGTCTTCCTCACAATCGGCGGGACGTACGGCTCGATTGTGGCCATGGTCAATTCCGGGACCGAGGGGAAACCCTGGTCGTGCGCCGACAACTCGGGCTCGGTCCCAACGGCATAG